The region AAAGCCCAAAACAAAAGCACTCTTCAAAGAGATAAGTAAACTGCAACCCTATCGGGTTCACGCAATCGTGCGGCTTATTGTCTTGTGCGTCATGGCATTTGCCGCGAACTATGAGCCAATCAATAGGAGATAGTCATAGAGGCTGAAGTACACTTATGCCGTTCACGCCGATCACCCGCCGTACGGCTCTTTCATTGCCGTTCTTCGCGCCATACTTGCCGATACTTGCAGGTCCGGCGACCGCTGACGCTCCACCCTCCCTCATGGGTCTTGGTGGGCAGTATACAATTGTTCGTCCAACTCGAGATGTAGGATCGGTACCGATCCGAACAGTCACCGGCGACATTGTCGAGATCCGACGCTTCGCCGGGCAGGTTGTGCTCCTCAACTTCTGGGCGACATGGTGTGCGCCTTGCGCTTGGGAGATGCCGTCTCTCGACCAGTTGGCGGCGCGCCAAGATGCAGATCTCGTTGTCTTACCAGTGTCGTTGAACGGGGAGGGTAGCCTTGCCGTCGCCAATTTCTACCACGAGCGTCGGCTGTTCAATCTAGCGATGTATTTCAATATTGAAAACCAGACGACCTATGGTCGCGGCAACTTGGAGGACGGATCAGGCTTCGCGCTGTACGGGCTACCGATTAGCTACGTCATAGACAAGGCGTCCCGGGTGCGTGGTTATATCATCGGCGCGGTCGAGTGGAACTCCGACGAAGCGGCGGCACTGCTACGCTACTACACCACTGAGGCATAAGGCTAACAGCCGACGCCGACCACTGCAGTGACTTAGGTCACCCCAATCCCCTCCGACTTCCAGGGAACAGCCCGAATCCCATGAAACATTTACCCGCTGCATGTCGAATTTGATTTCGTCGGAGCGTCGCGGCCGACCCGCCGGCGAGGAGCCCATAAATGCCAAGGCCCAGATGGACAGGCAGATGAAGCAAACGCTGGAACCGGGCACATCATGGGCACCAAGGCATGGAAGTGACGGCCAGCCTCGCCAAGAGACTGGCGTCTCTGCCTTCACGCAAGTGATGTCGGATCTGGAGCGACTCCTGTTTGGTCCTCC is a window of Thalassobaculum sp. OXR-137 DNA encoding:
- a CDS encoding TlpA disulfide reductase family protein, producing MPFTPITRRTALSLPFFAPYLPILAGPATADAPPSLMGLGGQYTIVRPTRDVGSVPIRTVTGDIVEIRRFAGQVVLLNFWATWCAPCAWEMPSLDQLAARQDADLVVLPVSLNGEGSLAVANFYHERRLFNLAMYFNIENQTTYGRGNLEDGSGFALYGLPISYVIDKASRVRGYIIGAVEWNSDEAAALLRYYTTEA